Genomic window (Streptomyces yatensis):
GGCGGTTGCCCCCTGCTGATGCTGGCTACTGGGCACAGCCTATGCGGTGACGCAACCGGCCGAACCGGGCGGCCATCCCCCCTCATGACGGCCTCCGCCCCCACCAGGTCGTTCAGGCCCGGACTACCGCAGCGCCCGCGGGATTTGGCAATCTGATCATTGCAACCGGGGGATTGCACAGGGAGGGATCCACCACATGCACATCACGCAGAGCAACGGAGGCGGCGACGGCGCCGCCCTCGCGGCCGGCGACCCCCGGCTGAGATGGAGCAGCGTCGACCCCGACGCCGGCCCACCGCCGCTCAACCGCCGCCGCGACGGCATCCTGCCCGCCGTCGCGGCCGCGCTCTCCGTCCGCGGCGAGACGCTGACCTGCACCGGAGGCAAGGCCGAACAGCCGCCCACCCTCCACCCACTAGTCCAGGAATTCCTCGACGCACTCGCCAGCGGCCAGCGCGAACGTTTCACCGGACGCTGCCCCGAAGCGATCCTGCTCTCCCGCCACCTGGCCAACGTCGAAGCAGCCCGCTCCAAACGCGCCTCCCGCAAACCGCTCACCCAGGGTGAAGCCCGCCGCTCCCTCAAACACGCCAAACTCACCACCCGCAGAATCCGCGAAGCAGGCGACCCCCAGCACGGCAGCTACGCCCCGCCCTGCCTGTCCTGCGCCGCACTCCTGGCCCACTTCGGCGTACGGACGGTGGGTGAGACCCCATGAACCAGGCACATCAGGCACCACAAGCACCACAGGCCCCGGAGGCGGCACAGACACCGCCGACACGCCCGGCCCGACAACCCATCGACCGCCTGGACGTCACCCGCTTCTCCGTCGCCGTCGACGCCGCCCTCCGCGACGCCGGCTGGCAACCCGGCCGCTGGGACATGCACCGCGCCGAAATCTGGGCCGACACCCTCCGCGCCCACACCTCCCCCGCAGGCCACCGCCACACCGTCTTCCCGGCCGCCGTCGAAGCCTGGGCCGAATTCGGCGGACTCCACATCCAGCCACCCGGCACGGGCCGCGAAATCGCCCCCACCCCCTTCCGCATCGACCCCCTGCACGGCCTCCACCTCGCCCGCACCCTCGGCGACCTGGGCCACGCCCTCGAAACCGAAATCTGCCCCCTGGGCGAAGAATCCGACGGACAGGCACTGCTCACCATCGACGCGGAAGGCCGGGTCTACAGCCTCGACCACACCGGAGACTGGTACCTCGGCCCCACCCTCGACGCCGCCCTCAGCACCCTCGTCACCGGCGCACTCCCGGCCAGACTGGCCCGCGCATAACCCACGCACCCCGCACCATCCGGCAGGCCACCGGCACTAGGCGCGCTGCGCCCGCTCCACACCCCCGCCGCGCCCCTCGGCCGCCGCGCCATCCATCGGGCGGCCCTCCGGCCGATCCCCGCAGTCCGTGTGATCCTTCTCATCCACACTGCCGGTGTGATCCGCGTCATCCCTGCCGTCGCCGTCATCCCTGCCGTCGCCGTCATCCGTGCCATCCGTGCCATCCGGAATGACCGCCGACACACGGAAACCACCCGCCTCCGTGGCCCCCGACACAAAACCCCCACCGAGCGTCGAAACCCGCTCCCGCATCCCCACCAGACCATTCCCCCCACTCGGCAACCCGGCATCCGCCGCACCCCGCTCCGACGGCCCGTTCTCCACCTGCACCGCGATCTCGGCCGAACGATGCGCCACCCGAACCCGGGCACTCGCACCCGGAGCATGCTTATGGACGTTGGTCAACGCCTCCTGCACCACCCGATACGCCGTCTGCTCCACCGGAGCCGCATACCGCCGCTCCTCACCCTCCACCGACAGCTCCACCGCCATCCCCGCCGCCCGGGACTGCCCCACCAGCGCCTCCAGCTCCGCCAGCCGCGGCCCCCCGAGCACCCCCACATCCCTCCCCACCGACCCCGCGGCCCGAGCAGCCGCCGAAGCCGCCGCCGCCACCGACGCCAGCGGCCGCTCCTCCGCAACACCCGCGGACGAACCATCGACATCCACAGAAGACCCGGCCACATCCGCGACCCGATCCCCCGCAGCGGACACCGGCCCCGACGCGACAGCGGCCGACCCCGCACCCGGAGCCCGCAGACCATCCTCCGACCGCAGCACCCCCAACATCTGCCGCAACTCCGTCAGCGCCTGCCGCCCCATATCGCCCACCAGCGCCGCGTTCTTCGACGCCTTCTCCGGATCCTTCAGCGCCACCGCCTGCAACGCCGCCGCATGCACCACCATCAAACTCACCCGGTGCGCCACCACGTCATGCATCTCCCGCGCGATCCGAGTCCGCTCCTCATTACGCGCCCACTCCGCCCGCTCCTCCGCCCGCTCCGCCAGCAGCGACAGCTCCCGCTCCAAACCGTCCGCCCGCTCCCGCAGACTCTCCACCAACCGCCGCCGCGCCCGGACATACAACCCCAACAGCACCGGCGGAGCCGTCAGCCCCAACGTGAGCACCATGGCGAACATCGGGGCCTCCCACACGGAGGTCCCCAGACCACTTTGCGGATTGTCCCGCCGAAGACCGATCACCGTGACGAGGAAACTCCCCACCGCCGCCATCCCGGCCAGCAACGCCGTGATCCGGCGCGGCACCTCGGACGACGCCAGCGTGTACAACGACACGACACCGAGCAGCAGACCCATCTCGGCGGGCGTGATCGCGATCGATATCAGCACCACGGCGATCGCCCAGCGCCGCCGCAACACCAGCGTGGCCCCGACGACCACCCCGATCAGCACCCCGAGGGCGACCGGAATCCGGGCATCATGTGCGAAAAAGACACCCTCAACGGCACACTCCACCGCCGACGCCACGGCGAGCAGGACATCGAGCCCCATACTCCGCCGCCGCGACCACCACCACGGCCCCACGGGCACGCCCCGCGCGCCCGTCGCCTCTTCCCCCGTCGAACTCATAGCGACCAGCCTACGGCCGGGCGCCAGCGCTTTTCCCGGGGACACGGCGGCGCATAAGAGACTCGAACATCAGGCAAAACCGCCCATTTAACTCGAACGAATGAATCGCCCACGTTTTCGACCCGGCACGTCCGGATGTCGAACGACCCTGTGGCCATGAACGCACCACGACGCCGCGACGGCGACAGCATGGGCGGCCTCCTCGACGGGTCGACCACGTTCGAAGAACTGAGAGAACGGGCGATCGCGTTACGGAAAGAGGGGATGAGCCGCAGACAGATCCGCGACCGGCTGAAGGTCAGCAACAACGACATCCTGAACCGCCTCCTGGAGGGCGAGCCGCCACCCGAGTGGACCAAGCGCCCCAACGCCAAGGACGACCTCCGGGCCAGAGCCCGCGAGATGCGGCTGCGGGGGATGACCTACGACAGGATCCAGCTGGAGCTCGGCTGCTCCAAGAGCTCCATCTCGCTCTGGGTCCGCGACCTGCCGAAACCGGACCGACCGACCCGCACCCGGGAGGAGGCGTCGGCGATCGCAAAGCGGGGGTGGGAGGCGACGATGCGGCAGCGGGAGATCGAACGGCAGCAGAGGAAGCTCGCCGCCGCGAGGGAGGTCGGCGAGCTCACCGACCGGGAGCTCTTCCTGGTGGGGGTGGGGCTCTACTGGTCCGAGGGCGCGAAGAGCAAGCCGCACAATCCCACAGAAAAGGCCACCTTCATCAACAGCGACCCCGACATGATCCAACTCTATCTGGCCTGGCTGTCCCTGCTCGGCGTCGAGCCCGAACGACTGCGCTATCGCGTCATGATCCATGAATCCGCCCAGGTCGCCGACGCGGAACGCTACTGGGCAGAGGCCATCGGCGTGGACGTCACCGCCCTCGAGAGAACGACGCTGAAGAAGCACAACCCGAAGACGGTCCGCAAGAACGTGGGCGAGGGATACCGGGGCTGTCTGGTGGTTCGCGTCCTCAAGAGCGCTGACCTATACCGTCGCATTGAAGGCTGGTGGTACGGCATAGTGGTGGGGGCCAGGTCGACGATCTAGCGGATTGTCCGATTTGGCACTTTTGCCATCCCCTGTGGTGTAATCGGCAACACGACCGGTTTTGGTCCGGTTGTTCCAGGTTCGAGTCCTGGCGGGGGAGCTTCATATTCCGTTTTCCCGGGTCCCGACCGTCCGGCTCGGGACCCTCCTTCCTTTCCGCCCGGAAACCTCTCGGTATCCTGCGGGTGTCCACCCCCGAAGCCGAAGGGCACACCCGTGAGCGCCAACCGCCCGGCCGCCGTCGTCGTCCTCGCAGCGGGTGAGGGCACCCGCATGAAATCGGCGACCCCGAAGGTTCTGCACGCCCTCTGCGGCCGCTCCCTCGTCGGGCACGTCGTA
Coding sequences:
- a CDS encoding YwqJ-related putative deaminase, translated to MHITQSNGGGDGAALAAGDPRLRWSSVDPDAGPPPLNRRRDGILPAVAAALSVRGETLTCTGGKAEQPPTLHPLVQEFLDALASGQRERFTGRCPEAILLSRHLANVEAARSKRASRKPLTQGEARRSLKHAKLTTRRIREAGDPQHGSYAPPCLSCAALLAHFGVRTVGETP
- a CDS encoding SUKH-3 domain-containing protein, with the protein product MNQAHQAPQAPQAPEAAQTPPTRPARQPIDRLDVTRFSVAVDAALRDAGWQPGRWDMHRAEIWADTLRAHTSPAGHRHTVFPAAVEAWAEFGGLHIQPPGTGREIAPTPFRIDPLHGLHLARTLGDLGHALETEICPLGEESDGQALLTIDAEGRVYSLDHTGDWYLGPTLDAALSTLVTGALPARLARA
- a CDS encoding sensor histidine kinase — its product is MSSTGEEATGARGVPVGPWWWSRRRSMGLDVLLAVASAVECAVEGVFFAHDARIPVALGVLIGVVVGATLVLRRRWAIAVVLISIAITPAEMGLLLGVVSLYTLASSEVPRRITALLAGMAAVGSFLVTVIGLRRDNPQSGLGTSVWEAPMFAMVLTLGLTAPPVLLGLYVRARRRLVESLRERADGLERELSLLAERAEERAEWARNEERTRIAREMHDVVAHRVSLMVVHAAALQAVALKDPEKASKNAALVGDMGRQALTELRQMLGVLRSEDGLRAPGAGSAAVASGPVSAAGDRVADVAGSSVDVDGSSAGVAEERPLASVAAAASAAARAAGSVGRDVGVLGGPRLAELEALVGQSRAAGMAVELSVEGEERRYAAPVEQTAYRVVQEALTNVHKHAPGASARVRVAHRSAEIAVQVENGPSERGAADAGLPSGGNGLVGMRERVSTLGGGFVSGATEAGGFRVSAVIPDGTDGTDDGDGRDDGDGRDDADHTGSVDEKDHTDCGDRPEGRPMDGAAAEGRGGGVERAQRA